In Gimesia benthica, a single window of DNA contains:
- a CDS encoding family 10 glycosylhydrolase, translated as MSDNTSWYLRFALLFSLLSTSATYLAAAEPTSAQQQLPRPHSEQWQNFKQAERITDLTRCLPADALSDRRQHNKWKVFEYETADFSGKCISVGRESSAPDLTLKLNKQGWHAVYIGLSSITDLVRPAKNNVEVKFTSAPAYTRLSNRLDLGPQRRDVLEEVFLGTADLTNNDLQFSTVYHMPARIHYVKTISLTDEEVARLIADRTQQKTKTAVATFDGYTWIHPFRPQNRADLAATFSAYRESDFKTWWFQVGGADLVHHPSQVGNLMGAQLDTFPREVDREYVESVRHLHQQGIDPLKVAVEEAHRQQAEILICLRAAGWKAAPPWEEFFMSEFYEAHPEWRCIDYDGTPTMHLSYAAEEVQDHLIKVYREALQRGADGAGFLFHRGMPMILWEEPFCQRFIKEYGNDPRQLAEDDPRVLKLRATIVTEFMRKIRKLLDEVATQRGTPSRRLKLAVSTFSTPADNRKFGLDVERWIDEKLIDQIGIAWFAYYTSGLKSRSGDTAYYARITEGTDVKIFPFYIGWKMESADSLLKAVARDYEQGADGIAVWDPNQFLTWQKGRSPYWPLVSKLGHRQQISAGSLIFKPTAIPLTRLGENYYSRWYPNTGF; from the coding sequence ATGAGTGACAACACTTCCTGGTACCTCAGGTTCGCGCTGCTATTTAGTCTCCTCTCGACATCAGCAACATACCTGGCTGCTGCGGAACCGACGTCTGCTCAACAACAGCTGCCGCGGCCCCACTCTGAGCAGTGGCAGAACTTCAAGCAGGCGGAACGCATCACAGACCTGACTCGCTGCCTCCCGGCCGACGCACTTTCTGATCGGCGCCAGCATAACAAATGGAAAGTGTTTGAATATGAAACGGCTGACTTCTCGGGAAAATGTATTTCGGTCGGACGTGAGTCCTCGGCACCGGACCTGACCTTAAAGCTCAACAAACAAGGCTGGCACGCCGTCTATATCGGGCTGAGTTCGATCACCGATCTCGTGCGCCCTGCAAAAAATAATGTGGAGGTCAAATTCACCAGCGCCCCGGCTTACACCCGGCTGAGCAATCGACTCGACCTGGGTCCCCAACGCCGGGATGTGTTGGAAGAAGTATTTCTGGGCACCGCAGACCTGACCAATAACGACTTACAGTTCTCTACCGTGTATCACATGCCGGCGCGGATTCATTACGTCAAAACCATTTCGCTGACCGACGAGGAAGTCGCTCGGTTGATTGCCGATCGGACTCAACAGAAAACCAAAACCGCAGTCGCCACGTTTGACGGCTACACCTGGATTCACCCGTTCCGTCCTCAGAATCGCGCCGATCTCGCGGCGACATTTTCCGCTTACCGTGAAAGTGATTTCAAGACCTGGTGGTTTCAGGTGGGAGGCGCGGATCTCGTCCATCATCCGAGTCAGGTGGGAAACCTGATGGGGGCGCAGCTGGATACGTTCCCGCGGGAAGTCGATCGCGAGTATGTCGAATCGGTTCGCCATCTGCATCAGCAGGGAATTGACCCTCTGAAAGTGGCTGTGGAAGAAGCGCACCGTCAGCAGGCGGAAATCCTCATCTGCCTTCGTGCTGCCGGCTGGAAAGCGGCACCGCCGTGGGAGGAGTTCTTCATGAGTGAATTTTATGAAGCCCATCCGGAATGGCGCTGCATCGATTACGACGGAACGCCCACCATGCATCTCAGCTACGCCGCAGAGGAAGTTCAGGATCATCTGATCAAAGTCTACCGCGAAGCACTGCAGCGAGGCGCAGACGGGGCCGGCTTTCTCTTTCATCGCGGCATGCCCATGATTTTATGGGAAGAACCGTTCTGTCAGCGATTCATCAAAGAATACGGAAACGATCCCCGCCAGCTGGCCGAAGACGACCCACGCGTGCTCAAGTTACGGGCGACGATTGTCACGGAGTTCATGCGCAAAATCCGCAAGCTGCTGGATGAGGTTGCGACTCAACGCGGCACCCCCAGTCGCCGTCTTAAACTGGCCGTTTCCACTTTTTCCACCCCCGCAGACAATCGGAAGTTCGGACTGGATGTGGAGCGCTGGATTGATGAAAAACTGATCGACCAGATCGGCATCGCCTGGTTCGCGTATTATACCAGCGGGCTGAAATCCAGATCAGGAGACACGGCTTACTACGCCCGCATCACCGAGGGAACCGATGTGAAAATCTTCCCTTTCTACATCGGCTGGAAAATGGAAAGTGCGGACAGCCTGCTGAAGGCGGTCGCGCGGGACTATGAACAAGGCGCCGACGGAATCGCGGTCTGGGATCCGAACCAGTTCCTCACCTGGCAAAAAGGGCGCAGTCCTTACTGGCCGCTCGTTTCAAAACTCGGTCATCGCCAGCAAATCAGCGCCGGCTCACTCATTTTCAAACCCACTGCCATCCCCCTGACCAGACTGGGCGAAAATTATTACAGCCGCTGGTACCCGAATACCGGGTTTTAA
- a CDS encoding sulfatase family protein: MPSANVALALSARTRTTRFLFLSIVFTLTCWVATLCCTASAVAAEKSNDPNIIYILADDMGYGDIKALNPECKIATPHLDQLAKGGMIFTDAHSSSSVCTPTRYGVLTGRYNWRSRLKSGVLWGLSRRLIEQHRMTVPSMLKQHGYYTAAVGKWHLGMDWTLKDGGIATEKSYNKKTNPGWDVDYSKPIQNGPNSVGFDYFFGISASLDMPPYVYIENNKSQGIPTVTKAFFRDGPAHKDFEAIDVLPRITEKTVQIIDEHAAASKKGKPFFIYFPLNAPHTPILPTPEWQGKSGINEYCDFVMQVDDTVGQVMQALKKQGIHENTLVIFTADNGCSPAANFKEMADKDHQPSYRFRGHKADIYEGGHRVPFIANWPARVKAGTHSDQLTCLTDLMATAADIVGAKLPDNAGEDSVSILPALEGKDTQPLREAAVHHSIRGAFSIRKDHWKLELCPGSGGWSHPRPGKDDLSQLPPIQLYDLNADLNEQKNLQSEYPEVVKELTDLLQSYVDRGRSTPGAPQENNGDVDIFEAGKSAQKMKRPQKKKPAKSKS, from the coding sequence ATGCCGTCAGCCAACGTTGCGCTCGCTTTATCTGCCAGAACCCGCACAACGCGTTTTCTGTTTCTCTCTATAGTCTTCACGCTTACATGCTGGGTGGCCACGCTCTGCTGCACTGCATCTGCCGTCGCCGCGGAAAAATCAAACGATCCCAACATTATCTACATCCTCGCCGATGACATGGGCTATGGAGATATCAAGGCGCTCAACCCGGAATGTAAAATCGCGACCCCGCACCTGGATCAACTCGCCAAAGGGGGGATGATTTTTACCGACGCCCATTCCAGTTCCTCCGTCTGCACACCCACCCGTTACGGCGTGCTCACCGGTCGCTATAACTGGCGCTCCCGCCTGAAGAGCGGCGTGCTCTGGGGACTCTCGCGGCGGCTGATTGAACAGCATCGCATGACAGTCCCTTCCATGCTCAAGCAGCATGGCTACTATACCGCCGCAGTCGGGAAGTGGCACCTGGGCATGGACTGGACACTCAAAGACGGCGGCATCGCCACTGAGAAGTCGTATAACAAAAAAACCAATCCCGGCTGGGACGTCGATTACTCGAAACCGATTCAGAACGGCCCCAACAGTGTCGGCTTCGATTACTTCTTCGGCATCAGTGCCTCACTCGACATGCCCCCCTATGTCTATATTGAAAACAACAAGAGCCAGGGTATCCCCACTGTCACCAAGGCCTTCTTCCGGGATGGCCCTGCCCACAAAGATTTCGAAGCCATCGACGTGCTGCCCCGCATCACTGAGAAAACCGTCCAGATCATCGACGAACACGCGGCCGCTTCTAAAAAAGGGAAGCCGTTCTTCATCTACTTCCCCCTCAACGCACCACACACCCCGATCCTGCCCACACCCGAATGGCAGGGCAAGAGCGGCATCAACGAGTATTGCGATTTCGTCATGCAGGTCGATGACACCGTGGGCCAGGTGATGCAGGCACTCAAGAAGCAGGGCATCCATGAAAATACGCTCGTCATCTTCACCGCAGACAACGGCTGCTCCCCCGCAGCCAACTTCAAAGAGATGGCCGACAAAGATCATCAACCCAGCTACCGCTTCCGGGGCCACAAGGCCGACATCTACGAAGGCGGACATCGCGTCCCCTTCATTGCCAACTGGCCGGCCCGCGTCAAAGCCGGCACGCACTCCGATCAGCTGACCTGCCTGACCGATCTGATGGCCACCGCCGCGGATATCGTCGGTGCGAAACTGCCCGATAACGCAGGCGAAGACAGCGTCAGCATCCTGCCGGCACTGGAAGGCAAAGACACGCAGCCCCTCCGCGAAGCCGCCGTCCATCATTCGATTCGCGGTGCCTTCTCGATCCGGAAAGATCATTGGAAGCTCGAACTCTGTCCGGGATCGGGAGGCTGGAGTCACCCTCGGCCGGGCAAAGACGATCTCAGTCAGCTCCCCCCCATCCAGCTCTATGATCTGAATGCGGATCTGAATGAACAGAAAAATCTGCAGTCCGAATACCCCGAAGTCGTCAAAGAATTGACCGACCTGCTGCAGAGCTACGTGGACCGGGGACGCTCGACTCCGGGAGCCCCCCAGGAAAACAACGGCGACGTCGATATCTTCGAAGCAGGCAAGTCGGCTCAGAAAATGAAACGACCACAGAAAAAGAAACCGGCCAAATCCAAGTCGTGA
- a CDS encoding PSD1 and planctomycete cytochrome C domain-containing protein encodes MYGSQVPRALYAGLSLISALTLSAWSASAAPAPADKPAAGAKIDFEKSIRPLFVKHCQDCHGPDAREGGLRLTSRKNLLLRNDSGEPAIISGKSDQSVLMHRVASKDDSEQMPPADAGERLTAQEIATLKQWIDQGADWPTESEEPKHWAYVPPVKQPLPKVKGTPRVNNAIDAFVVKKLQQQKPALQQAQLAEPARLLRRVSLDLIGLPPTPEQVAAFEKDPSPAAYEKYVDSLLKSPRYGEKWARQWLDLARYADSNGFQADQLREMWLYRDWVINALNRDMPFNQFTIQQIAGDLMPDASLDQKIATGFHRCTTCNVEAGVDPEENRVNQIFDRVNTTGLVWLGTTFECAQCHNHKYDPFTQQDYYQIFAFFNNTPLEVKQVGKSVTFDVTGPKLMVPLSKTAQQQKDQLTKERLALQKQLNQRQKELETGYPAWEEATLALLENSEEGSKVPDKIRKILNTKTDKRTAKQTKALNAYQREQDPDFAALTEQLNEVRQQLNALEPDTSLVMVEMDKPRMNNIFKRGNFLDKGAQVKPQTPESLHPLQAEDTPNRLAFAKWLVAPENPLVARVTVNRWWSQFFGQGIVATQEDFGSQGDPPTHPALLDWLAVEFMEHNWSMKHVHKLIVMSATYQQSSKITPALLEADPYNKLLTRGPRLRLSAETIRDNALAISGLLSTKMGGPPIYPPQPQGLWRHVGRNAPKYNTSTEEDRFRRGVYVIWRRSAPYPSFTNFDAPDRGACTINRSRTNTPLQALTLLNDPAYIEIATGLARRLATHGMNDGMTDRERIAYAFRLCVARQPQDVEVDHLTKVFEQELKHFEDHPQAAQKLISAKDRPEGVGASRMAAWLYVANILLNLDETITKG; translated from the coding sequence ATGTATGGTTCTCAAGTTCCACGAGCGCTCTACGCAGGTCTCTCACTGATCAGTGCACTCACGCTGAGCGCCTGGTCTGCCAGCGCAGCACCAGCGCCCGCAGACAAACCGGCTGCCGGCGCCAAGATTGATTTTGAAAAATCGATCCGGCCGCTCTTCGTCAAACATTGTCAGGACTGTCACGGTCCCGATGCCCGCGAAGGGGGACTGCGGCTGACCAGTCGTAAAAATCTGCTGCTCCGTAACGATTCCGGCGAGCCCGCCATCATCTCGGGTAAAAGCGACCAGAGCGTGCTCATGCATCGTGTCGCGTCAAAAGACGACAGCGAACAGATGCCTCCCGCAGATGCAGGCGAGCGTCTCACCGCACAGGAAATCGCCACACTCAAACAGTGGATCGATCAGGGAGCCGACTGGCCCACCGAATCGGAAGAACCGAAACACTGGGCCTACGTGCCCCCGGTGAAACAACCACTGCCGAAAGTCAAAGGCACGCCGCGCGTCAACAACGCCATCGATGCCTTCGTGGTCAAAAAACTGCAGCAGCAGAAACCTGCGTTGCAACAGGCGCAGCTGGCCGAACCCGCCCGGCTGCTGCGTCGCGTTTCCCTGGATCTGATCGGCCTGCCTCCCACTCCGGAACAGGTGGCTGCCTTCGAAAAAGATCCTTCACCGGCCGCCTATGAAAAGTATGTCGACAGCCTGCTCAAGTCCCCCCGCTACGGCGAGAAGTGGGCCCGCCAGTGGCTCGACCTGGCCCGCTATGCGGACTCGAACGGCTTCCAGGCAGATCAGCTCCGCGAGATGTGGCTCTACCGGGACTGGGTCATCAACGCCCTCAACCGGGACATGCCCTTCAATCAGTTTACCATTCAACAGATCGCCGGCGACCTGATGCCCGACGCGAGTCTCGATCAGAAAATCGCCACCGGCTTTCATCGCTGCACCACCTGTAACGTGGAAGCGGGCGTCGATCCCGAAGAGAACCGCGTTAATCAGATCTTTGACCGGGTCAACACCACCGGCTTGGTCTGGCTCGGCACCACCTTCGAATGTGCACAATGCCACAACCACAAGTATGACCCGTTCACACAACAGGACTATTACCAGATCTTCGCTTTCTTCAATAACACACCGCTGGAAGTGAAGCAGGTAGGTAAAAGTGTGACTTTTGATGTCACCGGCCCCAAACTGATGGTGCCCCTCAGTAAAACAGCTCAACAACAGAAAGATCAACTGACCAAAGAGCGCCTGGCCCTGCAGAAGCAACTCAATCAGCGACAGAAGGAACTCGAAACCGGGTATCCAGCCTGGGAAGAAGCAACGCTTGCTCTGCTGGAAAACTCTGAAGAGGGGAGCAAGGTTCCCGACAAGATCCGCAAAATCCTGAATACGAAAACCGACAAACGGACTGCCAAACAGACCAAAGCACTGAACGCCTACCAGCGGGAACAGGATCCGGATTTCGCCGCTCTGACCGAACAGTTGAACGAGGTTCGCCAGCAGCTAAATGCTCTTGAGCCGGACACATCGCTGGTGATGGTCGAAATGGACAAGCCCCGGATGAACAACATCTTCAAGCGGGGCAACTTCCTCGACAAAGGCGCCCAGGTCAAACCGCAGACACCCGAGTCCCTGCATCCACTCCAGGCAGAAGACACGCCCAACCGGCTCGCCTTCGCGAAGTGGCTTGTCGCTCCGGAGAATCCGCTGGTCGCCCGTGTGACCGTGAATCGCTGGTGGTCGCAGTTCTTCGGACAGGGGATCGTCGCCACCCAGGAAGATTTCGGCAGTCAGGGTGATCCTCCCACGCATCCCGCACTGCTCGACTGGCTGGCCGTCGAGTTCATGGAACACAACTGGTCGATGAAACACGTGCATAAACTGATCGTGATGTCCGCCACGTATCAGCAGTCATCGAAGATCACCCCCGCACTGCTTGAAGCCGATCCCTATAACAAACTGCTGACCCGCGGACCCCGCCTGCGTCTCTCGGCGGAAACCATTCGCGACAACGCACTGGCCATCAGCGGCCTGCTCTCTACCAAAATGGGAGGGCCGCCCATCTATCCGCCGCAACCCCAGGGACTCTGGCGGCACGTGGGGCGCAATGCTCCGAAATACAATACTTCCACTGAAGAAGATCGCTTCCGCCGCGGCGTGTATGTGATCTGGCGGCGCAGTGCCCCCTACCCGAGTTTCACGAACTTTGATGCTCCCGACCGGGGTGCCTGCACGATCAATCGCTCGCGGACCAACACGCCCCTTCAGGCGCTGACCCTGCTCAATGACCCGGCGTATATTGAGATCGCCACCGGCCTGGCCCGACGACTGGCGACACACGGTATGAACGATGGCATGACCGACCGGGAACGAATCGCATACGCCTTCCGCCTTTGTGTAGCCCGTCAACCTCAGGATGTGGAAGTCGATCACCTCACAAAAGTCTTCGAACAGGAATTAAAACATTTCGAGGACCATCCCCAGGCAGCCCAGAAACTGATCTCTGCGAAAGACCGCCCCGAAGGTGTCGGTGCATCCCGCATGGCGGCCTGGCTGTATGTTGCCAACATCCTGCTCAACCTCGACGAAACAATCACCAAGGGATAA
- a CDS encoding DUF1501 domain-containing protein has translation MNEHMQQLLNYTRREFFQRAGMGVGGAALTTLLANDLLGNIPTAVNPMAARESHFTPKAKNVIFLHMVGAPSHLDLYDAKPKLQELDGELVPDKLWEGLRLAFIREQPKLMGSPFAYQRQGEAGIPISELMPHLGSVSDELCMIHSLKTDHFNHAPAQLFFQTGFSRFGRPSLGSWVNYGLGSENSNLPGFVVLITGNVAGAGNSLWGSGFLPSIYQGVEFRSQGDPVLFLSNPKGMTGEDRKRIIDSVNHLNKVQLADVGDPEIATRINQYEMAYRMQTAVPELMDISNEPKHIHEQYGTQPGKASFANNCLLARRLVERGVRFVQLFDQGWDHHGNLVNGLKNKCKQVDQPIAALIKDLKQRGLLDDTLVVWGAEFGRTPMVQGDRKSPGRDHHKDAYTVWMAGGGVKRGFAYGKTDDIGFNVAEKPMHVNDFHATLLHLLGMDHERLTFKFQGLDMRITGVAGNVVPEIIA, from the coding sequence ATGAACGAGCACATGCAACAACTGTTGAATTATACCCGTCGTGAATTCTTTCAACGGGCCGGCATGGGTGTCGGAGGAGCGGCTTTAACCACACTGCTCGCCAATGACCTGCTGGGAAACATCCCCACTGCCGTAAATCCGATGGCAGCCCGCGAATCGCATTTTACGCCCAAAGCAAAGAATGTGATCTTCCTGCACATGGTCGGTGCCCCTTCGCATCTCGATTTATACGACGCGAAACCGAAACTGCAGGAACTGGACGGCGAACTCGTTCCCGACAAACTCTGGGAAGGCCTGCGACTGGCGTTCATCCGCGAACAACCCAAACTGATGGGCAGCCCGTTTGCCTATCAGCGACAGGGAGAAGCAGGCATCCCCATCTCCGAGCTGATGCCCCATCTCGGGTCGGTCTCGGATGAACTCTGCATGATCCACTCACTCAAGACCGATCATTTCAATCATGCCCCCGCACAACTCTTCTTCCAGACCGGCTTCTCCCGCTTTGGACGGCCTTCACTGGGTTCGTGGGTCAACTACGGTCTCGGTTCGGAAAACAGTAATCTCCCCGGCTTTGTCGTACTGATCACCGGCAATGTCGCCGGTGCCGGCAACAGCCTGTGGGGCAGCGGCTTTCTGCCCAGCATTTACCAGGGGGTCGAATTCCGCTCTCAGGGGGACCCGGTGCTGTTCCTCTCGAATCCCAAAGGGATGACCGGTGAGGACCGCAAGCGGATCATCGACAGTGTGAACCATTTGAATAAAGTCCAGCTGGCGGATGTCGGCGATCCCGAAATCGCTACCCGCATCAACCAGTATGAAATGGCGTATCGCATGCAGACCGCGGTGCCTGAGCTGATGGATATTTCCAACGAACCCAAACACATCCACGAACAGTACGGCACCCAGCCCGGCAAAGCGAGCTTCGCCAACAACTGTCTGCTGGCAAGACGACTGGTGGAACGAGGCGTGCGGTTCGTGCAGTTGTTCGACCAGGGCTGGGACCATCACGGTAACCTGGTCAACGGGCTCAAGAATAAATGTAAGCAGGTCGATCAACCGATCGCGGCTCTGATTAAAGACCTCAAGCAGCGAGGCCTTCTCGATGACACGCTGGTCGTCTGGGGCGCGGAGTTCGGCCGCACTCCCATGGTTCAGGGAGATCGCAAGTCACCCGGTCGCGACCATCACAAGGATGCCTATACCGTCTGGATGGCAGGCGGCGGCGTCAAACGCGGATTCGCTTACGGCAAGACCGATGACATCGGCTTCAACGTGGCCGAAAAACCGATGCACGTGAATGATTTTCACGCAACCCTGCTGCATCTGCTGGGCATGGATCACGAACGGCTGACGTTCAAATTCCAGGGACTCGACATGCGGATCACCGGTGTAGCCGGCAACGTGGTTCCCGAAATCATCGCTTAG